One Bacillota bacterium genomic window, GAGATTTCTGAGGCCGTTACCCCTCTTTATATTGAACAACAATACGTTGGCTATCTCATGCTGGGACAAGTTCATGGGGAGACACCCTCCCTCCAGCAGTGGGAGCAGGTTAAGGGCAAGATTATTGAACTGGGCTTGGACCCTGAGGAACTGCGGCCCCTTTACTACCGTCTGCCCATTGTTACCCGTCGACAACTGGAAGCGGCGTGTCGTTTACTGGTAACGATGGCCAGTCACCTGGTGGTCACAAAGACCGTACAACTGGTGCAAGAGGGGCGGATCGAGGCGATCAAATCCTATATCCAAACCAATCTCCACAGGCCACTTACCTTGTCGGAACTGGCGGCTCTGGTGGGACTTTCCCCCACCCATACCAGTACTTTGTTTAGCCGGGAGACCGGGGAGTCCCTCTCCACCTACATCCGCACCGAACGCTTGCACAGGGCGGAGAAGCTATTACGGGAGACTGACCTTACCATCAAGGAGGTCGCTAGCCGGGTGGGATATGATCCCGAGTATTTTTCGAAAGTATTCCGCCAGTACCACAAAGAAAGCCCGCGGGAGTATCGAAGCAGATATCGAAAATCCGCGGAAGGTAGTATAGGGTAGCAGTGAGGGAAGCGGCGGAGAAGTGAGGGGACAAAGGCTGTGAATGTATTTGCAGGACCCCTTGAATTCGCTCCCAAGCCCTTCCAATTCCGCGGAAGAGGAATTCCCTCGCGGGTGTAGTGCCTTAGGGAAGGCAAGGTTCTGGAACCTCGGTAGGACTTGCAGGGCAAGAGGTATTCAGGTAGGAAAAGGGGCCGCTGCCTTTCGGAAGCGGCCCCTGGGGTATCTAGTCTTCTTATCCGATCAAGGCGGCCAGATCCTCTTCGGGAGTGCCGATGGGATGCAGGTCGAACTTCTTTACCAGCACGTCCAGTACGTTGGAGGAGAAGAAGGCCGGTAAGGATGGCCCGATATAGATGTTCTTAATTCCCAGGGCCAACAGGGTCAGCAATACACAAACCGCCTTCTGCTCGTACCAGGAGAGCACAATCGCCAAGGGCAGATCGTTGACGTCACACTCAAAGGCTTCGGCGAGGGCCACTGCCACTCGGATGGCGGAATAAGCATCGTTGCATTGTCCCATATCCATAATCCGCGGTAATCCGCCGATCTCGCCTAGATCCAGGTCGTTGAAGCGATACTTTCCACATCCGACGGTTAAAACAACGCTTTCTTCCGGGGTCTTTTTCACCAGGTCCGTGTAGTAGTTGCGGCCGGGTTTGGCTCCGTCACAGCCACCCACCACAAAGAAGTGCTTGATGGCACCTGATTTCACCGCCTCGATAACCTTATCGGCCACGCCCAACACGGTTCCATGGGCAAAACCGGTCATCAATTCGCTGCCACCGTTCACTCCGGTCATGACCCGATCCTCTAGGTAGCCACCTAGCTCCAAGGCCTTGTCAATCAGCGGAGTGAAATCCTTCTTGCCGTCCCTTTCGTCAATGTGCTGTATATTGGGATATCCTACCACGGCAGTGGTAAAGACCCGGTCCGCATAGGAAGGACGTGGCGGCATCAGACAGTTTGTGGTAAAGAGAATCGGAGCCGGAATATCAGCGAATTCTTTCTGCTGATTCTGCCAGGCCGTACCGAAGTGTCCCTTCAGGTGGGGGAATTTCTTCAACTCCGGATAGCCATGGGCCGGCAACATTTCTCCGTGGGTGTAGATGTTGATCCCCTTACCCTCGGTTTGTTCCAGAAGCTGTCGTAGGTCCAGAAGATCGTGGCCGGAAATCACGATGAAAGGCCCTTTCTCGATGACCATGGACACCTTGGTAGGCACGGGGCTTCCGTAGGCGCTAGTGTTCGCCTCGTCCAGTAAGGCCATGCACTTGAGGTTTACTTGACCAAATTCCATGAGTAAATCCAGCCATTCCTCCACGGTGTGTTCTTCACCAACGGCCCACAGCCCCTTGTAGAACCAGGATGTCACCTCATCGTTTTTCTTACCCAGTACGTAAGCGTGCCAGGCATAGGCTGCCATTCCCCGCAAGCCAAACAGCAGGGTAGAGCGCAGGGAGACGATATCGGGATCACCCTGCCACAGGGACTCCCAAGGGAAGTCGGGGGTTCCAGGGGAGAGCTTGTCCCTTTCCTGATGAACTGCATCGATGAGGGCGTCAATGCGCTCTCCGTCGAAGTTTACGTTCGTGATGGTGGCAAAAAGGCTTTGGAGCACCAGTTCATCGGTCTGGGGTCCCGGTGCCTTATCCTTGGCAGCCCTCGCCAATCCAATGAGTGCTGCGGTTAACTGATCGTGCTTGTCCGCTACATCCGGCTGCTTACCACAAACACCGACTCGGGTACAACCCTTACCGCCTGCTGTTTGTTCACACTGATAACAAAACATATGTCTTTTCCCTCCCAAGAGACTTGTTTTTCCCCTGCTGGCAGGGGCTCACATCTGACCACATGGTTCTCGTATTTATCATTCCACTCACCGCTATGGTTTGCCTACTTCTTTCGCAAACAACTAAAAACAGATGAGAAATGGGGACAACTTGGGAGAAGTGTACTCAGTTAATCCTAGTGGGAATACATTCTCCCAAGGGGAACCCTAATCCGTCCCTTTTTTACCATTCATCCAGGATTTCTCCCTCGGTGGACAAGGTTATCACTCGCCAGGGTACCAGCTGACCACTGCGGGTGATGGCTTCCTTCACCGCATGTTCCAATCCACCGCAGCAGGGTACTTCCATCCGCACGAGGGTAATGCTCCGAATAGGATGCAGCTGCAAGATCTCTGTCAGTTTCTCCGCGTAATCCGCCGGATCCAATTTTGGACATCCAATCAGCGTGATTTTGTTCCGCATAAACCGATTGTGGAAGTCCCCGTAGGCGTAGGCGGCACAGTCCGCGGCGATTAACAGATGGGCATTATCCAGGTATGGTGCATTGCTGGGTACCAGTCGCAGCTGACACGGCCATTGCCGGAGCTGAGAAGGGCTGGCAGTCTGGGTCGGCGCTACCGCCGGTTCCGCCTTGGGCTTAACCATCCTGGCTTGGGTGCCCGGACAACCGCAGGGCAAGTCCTTTTTGGTTAAGGCCGCCATTCTTTCTTTTACCGCTGTCTCGTCGAAGGGGAGAGCCTCCCTTTCCTCTATGGTGATGGCTCCGGTGGGACACTCCGGCAGGCAGTCGCCCAGTCCGTCACAGTAGGATTCGGAAACCAGTCTTGCCTTACCGTCTATGATCTCCAGCGCGCCCTCGTGGCAGGCGTCAACACAAAGTCCGCAACCGTTGCACTTCTCTTCATCTATGGTAATGATCTTCCTTTTCATCTTCATTCCGGTTCCTCCTTTTCCTTGGCGCTTCTTGTCTTCGCAGTCTAAGTATATTACAATGTAACCGGGAAATCCGTAACATATGTTACGAAAAGGAGAGATGGGGCAGAAAAAATGCAGGAACAGTGGCTGACGGTCTTGCAGAATTGTGTCCTGTTTGAAGGGATTAGTTCCCAGGAACTGAAGACCATGCTGACCTGTCTGGTACGGGACGTGGCCCATTACACCAAGGATGACATTATTTGTCTAGCCGGGGATCCCTTTGATGGTTTGGGCGTAGTGGTGGAGGGCGAGGTGATGATCACCAGGGAGAACCTCGCGGGAGACCGGTTGGTGATGAACCAGCTGGGTCCTGGTGAGATCTTCGGGGAGCTGGCGGCCTTTGGCCCCCAGGAGACCTGGCCTGCCACGGTAACGGCCCAGGGGGATGTGACGGTGTTGTTCATTCCCCCGGAGAAAATTGTGGGCAGTTGTGAACGGGCCTGTCCCAGCCACCGGATGTTGGTGACGAACATGTTGAAGTTGGTCTCTAAGCGGGCTTTGGGTCTGCGTCGGCAAGTGGAGTATCTGTCCATGAAAACCCTGCGGGGGAAGATCAGTGCCTATTTGCTCTACCAATATCAGCAGACGGGTCGCAAGGTGTTTATCCTACCCCTCAAGCGGGATGAACTGGCGGACTATCTGAATGTGGCTAGACCGTCTTTATCCAGAGAGCTTGCGCGGATGCGGGATGAAGGCTTGATCGATTTTCACCGCAGCTCCGTGCAAATTAAGGACCTGGAGGCCTTGCGCAAGGGCATTCAGTGAAATGCCATAACTTACCAGAATATACCGGGGTGCGGCGGGAGACAATGAGAATGAGCAAGCGATTAAGGTCGCATTGCTTGCGCCAACTGCTTACACTGTATGCGAAAGCATGCAGGGCGGGTGGGAAACGCAGGTAATGTGGCTGACTAAGGTCACGTCTGGTGGGAAAGCTATCATGTGCGGCCCTATGGTCGCAGGTGGTGGCCCAACTGCCAAGACTGGCCGGTTGACGATCTTCAGTATTGGTGGAAATAGCGTGAGCGGTCGAGAGATCGTTCATGTTACTAAACCAGTACTGTAGGTCAACAAATCGCTTGCTCACTTTCTTGTCCAGAAGAGAAAGGCCCGAGGAACTCGGGCCTTTTCCTTATTCACTCACTTCTGCTTTACTCAGCAACATGGGTGAACCCATGGCTTGGGAGTAAGGACGTACCCGGAGCGTGAAGGTGAAGGGCTCAGGGTTCACCCGGTACTGGGGCAAGGTAGCAGGACCACAGCTTCCGCTACCCACACCACAGTGTTTGTAATCTAGGTTCACCGTGATCTCATCCCGGATGGGAAGCTCGTTGGGATGCTTTGCCGCCTCCAGATCCTTGGTGGTGAACCGGTGGGCCGAGAACTGCAGGGTGGGTGCTCCCACCATCAGCAGACCCAAGCCGTTATTGTTGGTAAAGGAGACCCAACGCACGTCGGTACGGTTGCCATGTTCCTGGGGACGGACATAGGGAACAAAGAGGTCATCCACCGTACAGGCATACTTGCCTACTCGGTTGGCCTGTTTACTATCTTCGTAGCTTTCCCCGGGACCCCGACCATACCAGGTGACCCGGTCCAGACATTTGGGCAAGGCCAACTGCAGTCCGATCCTGGGCAGATGGGGAAGTTGTCCGTAAGGAGTGCCTTCAGTCTTGATTACCACATCACCGGTGGCATATACAGTGTAGGTATAGGTGCATTTGAAACCGTGGGCTAGTATTGGCGGAGCGATCCGTACCTTCACCTCCACCGTTACCGCTTGGCCGGAAGCTTCTAGACACCGGACACTCTCTACCCGGTGCTGCATGGCATGCAGCTGTGCCTTCTGCCACTCCCCGAGGAAGGACCGGTCGTTGTCAATGGGGGCACGCCAGAAGTGTAGTTGCGGACCTTGGGCCAGTAGTTCCGTATTGCTGTAGGTCCAAGACTTCAAGGTGCCATAGGCCTTGTCCCAGACCAGCGCAAAGTCGGCTCCCTCCACCCGGATCCAGCGGGAGGTGTCTTCACAGCTTAAGGGGATCGCGGGGAATTGTAGCTGCAGCTTCTCTTTGGCCACCGGCAACTGGAACTGGGCCCAGGCCACTTCATGACCCCGTTCTGCCCAGGTTTGCTCTTCGCCCAAGACGAAGCTGAGATTCAACCAGTAATCAGCGGTGCAGCTTTCGGGCAACTGGTAGGGAATGGTGATCTCGCCGCTTTGCCGCGGAGCAATCTGTGGTAGTGGTAAGGTACCGGACTGGATTACCCTGTCGTCCTTTTTTACATGCCAGCAGAGGACCAGGTGATCCAGGGTACGGAAGTCATAGCGGTTAATGAGTCGGACCTTACCCTGTTTCAGATCCACTTCCTCCACTTTCACCGGTTCCAGCACCTTTTTATATTCGATCATGCCAGGACTTGGGGTCCGATCAGGGAAGACTAACCCATTGATGTTGAAGTTACCATCATGGGGGTACTCGCCATAGTCCCCACCGTACGCAAAGAAGGCCCGCCCCTGCTCATCATATTTCCTCAAGCCTTGATCGATAAAGTCCCAGACGAAGCCACCCTGCATCCGTGGGTACTTGTAGAAGGCATCCCAGTATTCGGTTAGACCACCGGGACCGTTACCCATGGCATGGGCGTATTCGCAGAGGATTAGCGGTTTATCCCAGGTCTCCACTTGGGATAGTTCAATACATTTCTCCACCGGTGTGTACATGGGTCCGAGGATGTCCACAACTTTTGCTTCCCGGTCCCCTTCGTAGTGGACTAACCTGGTGGGATCCTTCTTCTTGGTCCAGTGGTACATGGCCTCGTGGTTGCGTCCAAAACCGGACTCGTTCCCCAAGGACCAGATAATCACCGAAGGATGGTTCTTATCCCGTTCAACCATCCTCTCCATGCGATCCAGGTAGGCGGCCTCCCACTCAGGATCATCGCTCAAACGGTCGGGTTGGCCCAAGATATGGAACCCGTGGGTTTCCAGGTCCGTCTCATCCAACACGTAGATGCCGTAGTAGTCGCAAAGGTCGTAAAAACGTGGGTCGTTGGGATAGTGGGAAGTGCGCACCGCGTTGAGATTGTGTCGTTTCATCAGGAGGATGTCCTGTTCCATGAATTCCAAGGGGACGGTCCGCCCCAAGTCCGGATGGACGTCGTGGCGGTTCACACCCTTAAGCATGATGGGGACACCGTTGACCAACATCCGGCCGTTCTTGAGTTCCACTGTGCGGAAGCCGACTCTAGAGGTGACCACTTCCAGGACTTGCCCTGCGGCATCTTTGAGGCTTACCAGCAGAGTGTACAAATAGGGGTCTTCCGCGGACCATTTCCGGGGTTGGGCGATTTCCGCGGCATACTCTACGATGGTCTCATCGTTACCCTGCAGGGTCAAGGAACTAGTCACTTCTTGGGATAGGACTTCCTTGCCCGCCTGATCCAACAACTTGACTGCAAGCTTGTAATTCTCCACTGGTTGGGAATCGGTGTTCTTGATGATGTGTTGCAGCTTCAAAGTGGCGTCCCGGTAGTTTTCATCCAACTCCGTGACCACGGTGAGGTCGTAGATGTGGGTCCGGGGTTTCGCGTACAAGTACACATCCCGGAAGATACCGCTAAGCCACCACATGTCCTGATCCTCCAGGTAGGAACCGTCGGACCATTGGTAGACCTGTACCGCCAAGACATTGCGTCCGGAACGGATGTAGGGCGTAATGTCAAATTCCGCGGACAACCGACTGCCTTTGCTGAACCCTACCTGCTTGCCGTTGACCCAGACGTAGAAGGCGGAGTCCACCCCTTCAAAACGCAGGTAAACCTGGCGGTTCAGCCAATCCTCACTGATCAGGAATTCCCTGCGGTAGGAGCCCGTCGGGTTGTCCGAGGGCACCAAGGGTGGTTCCACGGGGAAAGGATACATTACGTTGGTGTAATGGGGTCTGCCGTAACCCTGGAGTTGCCAGCTGCAGGGTACTTCGATATCGTCCCAGGAAGTGGTATCGTAATCTTCCCGGAAGAAGCCCTCCGGGGCCGACAAGGGGGTCTCGGCATAGTGGAACTTCCACTTTCCATTGAGCAGCGCAAAGTAGGGGGTGGCACCCCTTTCGTAGGTCCTAGCCGTTGCCTCATTGGTATAGGGCAACAAAATGGCGTGTGGCTTGGTCAAATTCCTGTGTGTTAATTTGTGGTTTTCCCAATCTCTCATCTGGTTGTCTCACCCCGATACTTGTCTATTTTTATCTGGATAGGCCTAGGCCTAGTTTAACCACTTTTGCTCCAGCGGTAGCCAGTGTGAGGAATAGGGTGGTGTCCATATGGGAGGAAATACTAAACCAGCATAGATCTTCGCTAAATGTTGCCAAAGGCCTTCTTGTTCAGCGCAGAAATTTGCCGTCAATGCCCTCGGTGAAAACTCACCAACCCTCTAGGAAGGAATGTTGGGGTCCAATACGGAACTA contains:
- a CDS encoding helix-turn-helix domain-containing protein, with product MAKGILLDIGKLMPVLDAFTDLTNIRVGYFSANGSQIIGQMRPVSSFCQRIKSTEVGSGRCLQCDRQAVQHVRNQALDCYLYRCHMEISEAVTPLYIEQQYVGYLMLGQVHGETPSLQQWEQVKGKIIELGLDPEELRPLYYRLPIVTRRQLEAACRLLVTMASHLVVTKTVQLVQEGRIEAIKSYIQTNLHRPLTLSELAALVGLSPTHTSTLFSRETGESLSTYIRTERLHRAEKLLRETDLTIKEVASRVGYDPEYFSKVFRQYHKESPREYRSRYRKSAEGSIG
- the hcp gene encoding hydroxylamine reductase, producing MFCYQCEQTAGGKGCTRVGVCGKQPDVADKHDQLTAALIGLARAAKDKAPGPQTDELVLQSLFATITNVNFDGERIDALIDAVHQERDKLSPGTPDFPWESLWQGDPDIVSLRSTLLFGLRGMAAYAWHAYVLGKKNDEVTSWFYKGLWAVGEEHTVEEWLDLLMEFGQVNLKCMALLDEANTSAYGSPVPTKVSMVIEKGPFIVISGHDLLDLRQLLEQTEGKGINIYTHGEMLPAHGYPELKKFPHLKGHFGTAWQNQQKEFADIPAPILFTTNCLMPPRPSYADRVFTTAVVGYPNIQHIDERDGKKDFTPLIDKALELGGYLEDRVMTGVNGGSELMTGFAHGTVLGVADKVIEAVKSGAIKHFFVVGGCDGAKPGRNYYTDLVKKTPEESVVLTVGCGKYRFNDLDLGEIGGLPRIMDMGQCNDAYSAIRVAVALAEAFECDVNDLPLAIVLSWYEQKAVCVLLTLLALGIKNIYIGPSLPAFFSSNVLDVLVKKFDLHPIGTPEEDLAALIG
- a CDS encoding 4Fe-4S binding protein, which gives rise to MKRKIITIDEEKCNGCGLCVDACHEGALEIIDGKARLVSESYCDGLGDCLPECPTGAITIEEREALPFDETAVKERMAALTKKDLPCGCPGTQARMVKPKAEPAVAPTQTASPSQLRQWPCQLRLVPSNAPYLDNAHLLIAADCAAYAYGDFHNRFMRNKITLIGCPKLDPADYAEKLTEILQLHPIRSITLVRMEVPCCGGLEHAVKEAITRSGQLVPWRVITLSTEGEILDEW
- a CDS encoding Crp/Fnr family transcriptional regulator, whose product is MQEQWLTVLQNCVLFEGISSQELKTMLTCLVRDVAHYTKDDIICLAGDPFDGLGVVVEGEVMITRENLAGDRLVMNQLGPGEIFGELAAFGPQETWPATVTAQGDVTVLFIPPEKIVGSCERACPSHRMLVTNMLKLVSKRALGLRRQVEYLSMKTLRGKISAYLLYQYQQTGRKVFILPLKRDELADYLNVARPSLSRELARMRDEGLIDFHRSSVQIKDLEALRKGIQ
- the ebgA gene encoding beta-galactosidase subunit alpha — encoded protein: MRDWENHKLTHRNLTKPHAILLPYTNEATARTYERGATPYFALLNGKWKFHYAETPLSAPEGFFREDYDTTSWDDIEVPCSWQLQGYGRPHYTNVMYPFPVEPPLVPSDNPTGSYRREFLISEDWLNRQVYLRFEGVDSAFYVWVNGKQVGFSKGSRLSAEFDITPYIRSGRNVLAVQVYQWSDGSYLEDQDMWWLSGIFRDVYLYAKPRTHIYDLTVVTELDENYRDATLKLQHIIKNTDSQPVENYKLAVKLLDQAGKEVLSQEVTSSLTLQGNDETIVEYAAEIAQPRKWSAEDPYLYTLLVSLKDAAGQVLEVVTSRVGFRTVELKNGRMLVNGVPIMLKGVNRHDVHPDLGRTVPLEFMEQDILLMKRHNLNAVRTSHYPNDPRFYDLCDYYGIYVLDETDLETHGFHILGQPDRLSDDPEWEAAYLDRMERMVERDKNHPSVIIWSLGNESGFGRNHEAMYHWTKKKDPTRLVHYEGDREAKVVDILGPMYTPVEKCIELSQVETWDKPLILCEYAHAMGNGPGGLTEYWDAFYKYPRMQGGFVWDFIDQGLRKYDEQGRAFFAYGGDYGEYPHDGNFNINGLVFPDRTPSPGMIEYKKVLEPVKVEEVDLKQGKVRLINRYDFRTLDHLVLCWHVKKDDRVIQSGTLPLPQIAPRQSGEITIPYQLPESCTADYWLNLSFVLGEEQTWAERGHEVAWAQFQLPVAKEKLQLQFPAIPLSCEDTSRWIRVEGADFALVWDKAYGTLKSWTYSNTELLAQGPQLHFWRAPIDNDRSFLGEWQKAQLHAMQHRVESVRCLEASGQAVTVEVKVRIAPPILAHGFKCTYTYTVYATGDVVIKTEGTPYGQLPHLPRIGLQLALPKCLDRVTWYGRGPGESYEDSKQANRVGKYACTVDDLFVPYVRPQEHGNRTDVRWVSFTNNNGLGLLMVGAPTLQFSAHRFTTKDLEAAKHPNELPIRDEITVNLDYKHCGVGSGSCGPATLPQYRVNPEPFTFTLRVRPYSQAMGSPMLLSKAEVSE